The Burkholderia mayonis DNA window TTCTCGACGCCCTCGCGCGTGAGCGCATCCTTGTCGCGCGTCTGCGACGCCGGCAGGATGTGCAGGTTCTCGCACTTCTTGTCCTTGATGAGCGCCTGGTTCAGGTTCGCTTCGCCCTGGATCACGTTGACGAGGTCGTACACGACGCGGCGCTCGCAGCCCATGATGAGGTCGAGGTTGCGCAGGCCGACGTCGAAGTCGATCACGGCCGTCTTGTGACCGCGCAGCGCGAGACCGGAAGCGAAGCTCGCGCTCGTCGTCGTCTTGCCCACGCCGCCCTTGCCCGAAGTCACCACGATGATTTTTGCCATTTACCTACCCTGTGTTCGTCAATGAGGACCGACCGACCCGATTGGTGCGCCACGCGTGTCAGGTGAGACGCAGCGGTTCGATCATCAGTTTTTCCTGTTCCAACCGGATCTGCACCGATTTGCCGAGCACGTCGGCCGGCAGCGGGTTCTCGGTGGTCCGATAGATACCCGCGATCGAGATCAGCTCCGGTTCGAGACACGTGCAGAAGATGCGCGCGTCGTGATTGCCGTGCACGCCCGCGAGAGCGCGGCCGCGCAACGGCGCGTAGATGTGGATGTTGCCTTCCGCGATGACTTCGGCGCCGTAGCTGACCGGGCCGAGCACCACGAGATCTCCCTTCGCGTAAATCTGTTGTCCTGAACGCAGCGGCTTGTCGATGACGAGCGTCGCCGATTGTGGCGCGACGACGGGCGCGACGGGCGAAGCCTGCGCGCCCGCATCGACGCCGGACGAACCGGCTTCGGCAAAAAGCGCGGCCTGCCCGGCCGCCGGCGTGTCCTGCTCCTCCGGCTGCGTGGGTGCGTCGCCCGCTGCCTTCGGTGCCGGCGCGCGCCGATCCCGCGCCTCGAGAAGCGGCAGGCCGGCGCCCGCCGCCCACGTGTGTTGCCCCGGCTGCGCGACGACGCCGATCGCGCGCATCCGCACGTCGTTCAGCATCCGACGGAGGTCGTCGAGCGGGACGCGCTCGTCGTCCGCGAGCCGACGCACGTCGATCGCGACGACGTCGTCCGCAAAGAACTCGGGAGTCGCTTCGAAACGCTTGACCAACTCGGCGCGCAACGCATCGAGGTCGGCGGTTTTCACGATGAACAGCAACGTGTCGACCGAACCGCTGCGCAGTTCGAAGAATGGCGATTTTTTAAGCGACATGGACGTTCTGCAAAAAATTTTTGCGTATTTTACAGGCGTCCACGCCCGGGGCCATCATTTTTGGGCGCGCCCGAAGCGCGCGTCGCGGGCCGCCCGCCTGCAACGCTCCATCCGGGCGCGGCAGGGTGGGTCCGGGATCGGCGCGCATCGCGGCTTACGCGTGCTCGCGCGAAACGAACAGCGACTTCATTGCGCCCGGCACGCGGGCAATCGGCGCGCGTTCGCCGGTATCGGCAAAGCCGACATGTTCGTAGAAACGGATCGCGCTGCGGTTCTGATCGGCGATCCACGCGTAGATCTTGACGGCGCCGCGCGCGGCAAGCCACCCGCGCGCCGTGTCGACGAGCAGCACGCCGCCGCGCAGATGACGGACCGCGTGCGCGACCCACAGCTCGCTGACGAACGCGCGCCGCGCGGGCGTGCTGTCGAAATACGCGCCGATCATGCCGGCCGGATGGCCTTCGGTGTACAGCACGAACGTGGTCGATTCGTCGGACGTCGCGCGCTGCTGCGCGATCGCCGCCGCTCTCGCCGCGTCGACGGCCAGCTCGGCTTCCGGCGTCTCGCCGCTCGCATAGGGCTCGCGCAGCGAGGCGGCGCGGAGTTCGCGATACACGCCGCCCTGATCCGCGGCAATACGACGAACAGTCAAGGTCGAACTCATGCAGGCACAGCCCCCTTCGGACAGCAAGCCGTTAGCTTCAACCGAAAGCGGGGCATGAGTCAAATCGTAATTTTCGAATGACTGTGAAATGTCGTCGATAAGCGCGATATCATGCGCAGTTTCGCGCTTATGCGGCGACGCAGCAATATGCGACAAACGATTTGTCAGATGTCGCGTCGCCCGGGCGGGACATCGCTTAACCGGTCGGCCGACACGAGGACGATAAATGCGCGCGCGCACATCCGCGCCGAATGCCCGAACCGTCGGGCCACATCAGTGAGGGCGACGCGGCGCTCATCGGCGGGCCGACGCAGAACGAGACAACGCGCATCGGTTTCGGGCCTGGGGCGCCCTGCCTTCAGGGATGCAGGGACATCGAGCGGCGGCGGCATGGAAATCCTGTGGTTCCGGAAGGCGTAAAGCCGTGGCGTATCGGGATAGGGGCGGCCAGTGACCTAGCCGATCGCCGCCCACACCACCCGGCATGCGGGTCCGCACCGGGCGGTTCGAGTAGTTGAGGTCAGGTGAGGCGAGGCCTGCCCAGGCGATCAAAGTAGGCAATCGTCAGGACGTGATGCAGCCCGGTCATGCTGTTGTGCCACGAGCGACGGCTGAGGGCCGCTACCGATCGCGCGCCAGCGGTCATTGCCATGGAAGCCTGCGGCAGCGCGCATTACTGGGCCCGGCAACTCGCCAGCCTGGGGCATGAGGTGCGGCTGATCTCCGCGCACTTCGTCAGACCTTTCGTCAAGCGCAACAAGACTGACGTGGCTGATGCCCACGCGATCTGGGAAGCCGCCCAGCGGCCCGAGATGCGATTCGTGGCAGTCAAAAGCGAAGCGCAGCAAAGCGTGTTGACCCTGCATCGCGTCCGCGAACAGCTCGTCAAAGTGCGCACCATGCAGGTCAATCAAATCCATGGGTTGCTCTACGAATTCGGCGTTGCCGTGTCGGCCGGTCGACATAGCCTCCGAGAAGCTGAACAGGCGCTCACGCAACTGGCCGACACGCTGCCGGCGATGGTGATCGATACCCTGCGCGAGCAATTGCATCGCATCGGCATGCTCACGAAGGACATCGCCGAGATCGAACGCAGATTGACTGTTTGGCAGCGACAAAACGAAGCGGCCACGCGCCTCACAGCCATCCCCGGCGTCGCCCTGCTTAGCGCCACCGCCGCCGTGGCCACAATCGGCGATGCCTGCATGTTTCGCTCTGGGCGCGAATTTGCGGCATTCCTGGGTCTGGTGCCGCGACAAAGCGGCACGGGTGGCCGAGTAAAACTGCTTGGCATCAGCGCGGCGACATCTACATGCGTACTTTGCTGATTCACGGTGCGCGCGCCGTGCTCGCACGCGCTAAGCATTTGAGCGAAGCGCTGCAACGACTGCTCGCGCGACGACCGTTCAACGTGGTGGTCGTCGCTCTGGCGAACAAAATCGCGCGCACGATCTGGGCGCTTCTTGCTCACGATCGCACGTACGAACCCGGCGACGCGGCGCGAGCTGCGTAATTGTTCAACTCACTATAGGGAATGGGTCGCCAATAGGTTGCGCAGGTTGATGTACGTGTGATGGCAAAACAGGTCGGACCGTGGGCAAGCAAGCCTGAATGGGCGTAGGTCCTTCGAGGACTTCCCGGAGTTGAGGCCTTCCCCAGCAAATTCCATCAGGGTCAGCGGACCGACATCCGCACCGTAGGCCGGATATAAGTCTGCAGCCTGATCCTGTCCGCCGAACATGAATATCACCTGGCAAACCGGGAGGCGTCCATATAAGTGCGCCCATGCTGGGCGCACATGAAAAAGCCCGCAATGTCGCGGGCTTTCCACTTGCAACGCCGGGAGGCCGCGCGCGCAGTCGACTTGCGGCGAGCCAGTTTCCGCCGGGAACCATCGGTTGCGACGCTCGGGCCGAGTTCCACCTCGCGTTGCGTCCGGCTCTTGTCCTATTGGGCGCTAAAGGGCATCGTTCCCAACGAAGACAGCACGTACGTACCGTCTGCGTTCAGATATGAGCGAACGCCGTTCAGCAAAATCTGCCCTTGCTGAGTCATGACGCCGCTCCATGTATCCTGGATGCAATAGGGCCAGTTGGCAGGCCGGATATTCGCGATGAACGCGATGCTGTTGGGCGTGGTCACGTTGCCTACGTAGTTCCAGATTCCGGCGAGCACGCTGAAGGTCTGCTGCCCCTGCGGCGTGTATTTCGAAACGTAGCTTCCGCCGAATGTCCCGTTCCCTTCGTTTGCGCTGGCGATCGTCAACGTGAAAGCGCCGTCCTGGGATTTATAAGTTCCATTGATGTTCATGTGATTCTCCTTTTACCGAGTACACGTACATTTAGAATCTCTGGCAAGGGTAACAAACGCCGGGCAGCCGCATCGCCGACGCATCACCCTCGCTTTTCATTGGGCTCGCAATTGAATTGGCGGTGCAACTACCAAAAATGATAGGGAGATCGAAAGGCGCCCCTGCATCGTCCGTTGGTTGCATCGAAATCTCGCAGCGCTCGCGCAGCGCAAAGCTTGGCCGCTGCGTCGACGCGCGACGAGGTGGCTCACGGCCCGCGCGAACAGGCCCGAGACGAGGAGCGAGGTTACGACGACGGGAAGCCGCGAGTGTACGAGGTTACCGAGCAGGCGGATAACAACTCCGCGCTCCAGTTCGCGCCGAGTCTCTTGGGCGAACGCGTCGGGGCCTTGGGCCTCGTCGGTGCGAACAGCATTGGCGATGATTCGAACGTGATACGGCTGCATGCAGGTGGATTCGAGGCCGCGATTGCGGCATTGAATAGCGATTCGCGATTCAAGGTTGTGGCGTCGCCGAATCTGCGCGTGCGACCGGGGCAGGTAGCACGTTTGAACGTCGGGCAATCGGTGCCGGTCGTGGGGTCCGTGTCGTATCCCAGTGCGACGGCACGCACCGGTACAGAGTGTGCAGTATCGGGATGAAGGCGCGATCTTTCAAGTTCAGCCGACCGTTAAGGCGAGCGTGATCGACTTGACTGTCACTGAGGAGACAAGCGATTTCGTGCGCACGACGCGACGACCGGCGTCAACAATTCACCGACGAAGAACACGCGCAAATTCGAATCGCCGTTCAGCGTGAAGGATGGCGACGCGTTGCTCATCGGTGGACCGACTCAGGACAAGGCTACCTGGATTGATTCGGGCCTGTCGTTTCTGCCCTCTTGGATGAAAGGACACTCGAGTGAGGGCAGGCGCATGGTAATCCTGTCGATGCTCGCCAGTGTAATGCTGCCGTCGCTACGTCCGTGCGGGCCGATCGGATGCAAGCGAAACGCGCTGCGACGTACGGCGTTGATGATCGTTTCATCATCGACCTTGCCGTCGTCACGGTAAAGCGCGAACCATTGGCTGCGGTTAGTTCCATAGCCGTATTCGCGCGCGAAATCGTAGAACCATCCCATGCTGCGCCCGACTGTCGGTCAATGACGTAGTACCGGCCGGGCGTCGACGTGAGACACCGCGTCATGCCTATTTTGATCCTGCGGCATGCCAGAGAATGCGGCGAAGGCGCCAATGCCGGGACATTGCAGGGTAGATAGTGACGCCCCGTTTAGGGTGAACGTGCAGATGGTTGGCATGGCTGGTTCTCTCGGGTTGGCTCGCCTCACCCTCCCCCAAACGCCAGTTTGGGCCATACCTTTATTTTTGACAGGCTATTTGTTGTTATACCGATAGATCGATTTCATGCGCACAGAAGTTAATAGACATTCGCTTATTTTTAAGATACGGAACGCACCCAAACGCCGTTTCATAACCATATTTTTTAAATTAGATTAAATCACTTTCTTGACACACACTGCTCTAACCTGAATTTTTTATATAAACCACGCAACAAATACGAACAATCGGCCACCACAAATAGTAGTTTAAAAATCAATTAATCGGCATATTATTAATGCCATCCCTCCGACCCAATGACCACAGGGATAGCAGCCGTGAAATTAAATATTGTTTCCCATCAAATCAATCACCTCAATACAAAGAGGGCAAATCATGATTAACGTACTCAACAGCTCGTCCGAAAGCCTGCAAGTCGCGGTCAACTCGTGGGGGGCTTCCGACAACAGCTACGTCTCGCTGGCCATCAACAAGTCCACCTCTTTCGATCGCACGGACAAGCGCGGCTTCGTGCTGGCGGTGAAACGACAGGACGGCGAGCAGAACTTCTATGTCCTTTTCGACAGCGACATCAATGTCAGGGACAACGGCGTGGTCACCGATCACGGCATTCCCATCCGGCCTGCAAGCAATCGCTACCCCCATTCTGCCGCTGCCGAAAAGGCGTGATGCCATATCGTTCCATTTGAATCAGTGGACCGGTGTCGTTTCTGATGTTGCTTTATTGCGTCGTACCCGAGTAAGCGAATTTCGCACATGCGTAGCATGCTCTTCGGAGTTGTTTCATCGCACTGCATCGAACTTCTTTGCCCCCACTCGTGCTACTGACAGGTGGATTGAAATCAGCGTCAGCGTTAGGAGTGTCCGGCTCTTGCCGTAGTGACATAGAGCGACGACTCGGACACGGAGTTGCAACTGTTGGCGCGGCTCAGCGCAGCCCGCCGGACCGAGTAGCGGGTATCTCCGGGGAGGAGGAGCGTAGGCAGTGTCGTATGCGTCCCTCCCCCTCTGCAAAGCCGCCTTTTACTGAATGAGTGGCGGCTACGCGTGTTGTTCGGCGCGGCGAACCGCGCGCTTGATGCCCGATAGATGAACACCGTATTCATGGGCGAGCTCGGTGGCGTGTAGCGCCCGGCGCGTCATTGACGCGCAACGCGGCGCTCGCCCTCGCGTTCGAGGCTTCGCGGCCGGCCTAGGCAGATACCGCGCCTCTTGACGGTCTGCACGCCGCTCTTCGTCCGCTCGCGGATCATTTCTCGTTCGAATCCAGCGAATGCCCCAAGCATTTGGAGCATCAGGCGGCCAGCGGGAGAAGTTCTGTGCCGACACGCTCTGTAAGGCTTTCGAAACCAGCCCCGCGCTCCTGCAGCCGATCGATGCTGCTGAGCAGGTGCTCGAGTGATTGAGCGACGCGGAGACGACCAGCGTATCGCCGCGTTTAAGGTTTCTGAGGAGTTTGTCTGGGACTGATCGGTGCAAGTTTGCCACTGCCGTTTTTCTTCGTGGATTGCGTCGACGCCGGACTTCGGCAATGCGTCGATCTGCGCACGCGCTTCCTGTTCTTGTGTGGAAACTCTGGCGTAACCGATTCTCGTATGGCGCAAAAAAACGCCGGACTCTTTCACAGAATCCGGCGTTTCCTTACGAACAATTTCGAGATGTTCTCTTTCCTGGCGGAAAGGGTGGGATTCGAACCCACGATACGGTATAACCGTATACCGGATTTCGAGTCCGGCGCATTCGACCTCTCTGCCACCTTTCCTTTTTTGGTTCACCGTCAGGTCATCTCGGCGAAGCGAAGATTATAGAACAACTCTTCGCAGACTTCCAAGTTTTTCTTCAAATATTTTTCGAGGCCACCCGGACGCCCACTCAGGCCGCGCTCGACGGCGCGTCGATCCGCTCGATACCGCTCATGTACGGCCGCAGCGCGACAGGCACCGTCACCGAGCCGTCGGCGTTCTGGTAGTTCTCCAGTACCGCCACGAGCGTGCGGCCGACCGCGAGGCCCGAGCCGTTCAGCGTGTGCACGAGTTCCGGCTTGCCCTGCGCGTTGCGGAACCGCGCCTGCATCCGGCGCGCCTGGAACGATTCCGTGTTCGAGCAGCTCGAGATCTCGCGATACGTGTTCTGCGCGGGCAGCCACACTTCGAGGTCGAACGTCTTCGTCGCGGCGAAGCTCATGTCGCCCGTGCACAGCGTGATCACGCGGTACGGCAGCTCGAGCTTCTGCAGGATCGTCTCCGCATGGCCGACCATCTCGTCGAGCGCCGCATACGACGCCTCCGGCGCGACGATCTGCACCATCTCGACCTTGTCGAACTGGTGCTGGCGGATCATTCCGCGCGTGTCGCGGCCGTACGAGCCCGCCTCCGACCGGAAGCACGGCGAATGCGCGGTCAGCTTGATCGGCAGCGCGGCCGCGTCGACGATCGTGTCGCGCACGGTGTTCGTCAGCGAGATTTCGGACGTCGAGATCAGGTACTGCGTGACGGTGTTCTCCGCCCCGCCCTTCTCGACTCGGAACATGTCGTCCGCGAACTTCGGCAACTGGCCCGTGCCGTACAGCACGTCCGGATTGACGATGTACGGCGTGTACGTCTCGCTGTAGCCGTGCTGCTGCGTGTGCGTGTCGAGCATGAACTGCGCGAGCGCGCGATGCAGGCGCGCGACGGGTCCGCGCAGCACGGTGAAGCGCGCGCCCGACAGCTTCGCGCCCGTTTCGAAATCGAGGCCGAGCGGCGTGCCGACATCGACATGATCCTTCACGTCGAAATCGAACTGTCGCGGCGTGCCCCAGCGGCGCACCTCGACGTTCTCCGTCTCGTCCTTGCCGACAGGCACGCTCTCGTGCGGCAGGTTCGGCATCTGCAGCATCAGGTCGGACAGGCGCGCCTGGATCTCGTCGAGCTTCACCGCCGACGCCTTCATCTCGTCGCCGATCCCCCCCACTTCGGCCATCACCGCCGACGTGTCCTCGCCGCGCCCCTTCATCGCGCCGATCTGCTTCGAGAGGCTGTTGCGACGCGCCTGCAGTTCTTCGGTGCGGGTCTGGATCTCACGGCGTTCCGCTTCGAGCGAGGAGAACGCAGCGACGTCGAGGGTGTAGCCGCGATCGGCGAGGCGTTTCGCAACGCCGTCGAGGTCTTTGCGCAGCAACTGGATGTCGAGCATGGGAGGACAGGAAAATCGTTGTGTAAGACGCGAATTCTAACG harbors:
- the minC gene encoding septum site-determining protein MinC, whose translation is MSLKKSPFFELRSGSVDTLLFIVKTADLDALRAELVKRFEATPEFFADDVVAIDVRRLADDERVPLDDLRRMLNDVRMRAIGVVAQPGQHTWAAGAGLPLLEARDRRAPAPKAAGDAPTQPEEQDTPAAGQAALFAEAGSSGVDAGAQASPVAPVVAPQSATLVIDKPLRSGQQIYAKGDLVVLGPVSYGAEVIAEGNIHIYAPLRGRALAGVHGNHDARIFCTCLEPELISIAGIYRTTENPLPADVLGKSVQIRLEQEKLMIEPLRLT
- a CDS encoding GNAT family N-acetyltransferase → MALIDDISQSFENYDLTHAPLSVEANGLLSEGGCACMSSTLTVRRIAADQGGVYRELRAASLREPYASGETPEAELAVDAARAAAIAQQRATSDESTTFVLYTEGHPAGMIGAYFDSTPARRAFVSELWVAHAVRHLRGGVLLVDTARGWLAARGAVKIYAWIADQNRSAIRFYEHVGFADTGERAPIARVPGAMKSLFVSREHA
- a CDS encoding tlde1 domain-containing protein — its product is MGWFYDFAREYGYGTNRSQWFALYRDDGKVDDETIINAVRRSAFRLHPIGPHGRSDGSITLASIDRITMRLPSLECPFIQEGRNDRPESIQVALS
- a CDS encoding recombinase family protein; the encoded protein is MLQMLGAFAGFEREMIRERTKSGVQTVKRRGICLGRPRSLEREGERRVARQ
- the serS gene encoding serine--tRNA ligase, with protein sequence MLDIQLLRKDLDGVAKRLADRGYTLDVAAFSSLEAERREIQTRTEELQARRNSLSKQIGAMKGRGEDTSAVMAEVGGIGDEMKASAVKLDEIQARLSDLMLQMPNLPHESVPVGKDETENVEVRRWGTPRQFDFDVKDHVDVGTPLGLDFETGAKLSGARFTVLRGPVARLHRALAQFMLDTHTQQHGYSETYTPYIVNPDVLYGTGQLPKFADDMFRVEKGGAENTVTQYLISTSEISLTNTVRDTIVDAAALPIKLTAHSPCFRSEAGSYGRDTRGMIRQHQFDKVEMVQIVAPEASYAALDEMVGHAETILQKLELPYRVITLCTGDMSFAATKTFDLEVWLPAQNTYREISSCSNTESFQARRMQARFRNAQGKPELVHTLNGSGLAVGRTLVAVLENYQNADGSVTVPVALRPYMSGIERIDAPSSAA